The Coffea arabica cultivar ET-39 chromosome 1e, Coffea Arabica ET-39 HiFi, whole genome shotgun sequence genome has a window encoding:
- the LOC113705563 gene encoding F-box protein At2g27310-like isoform X2: MNMSSSCSTSAAATSADGGGATTITAVHPDIIQTHILTRLDGPTLASTSCASSDLHSLCTEENLWKTICNSNWPSTAHPCIQQAISSFPSGHRSFYSDSFPNIHHHHRQPPAHRRPKSNDSHSSELISAVDIHYGNELVYSKVAVTETSSGWFMCSPFRVDLLDPKEIVPALVKFDGEDDKCMARVEENMRLSWIVIDPAKKRAVNLSSLTPVDVRRHWLTGEIQASYATVMATGGCGGRAGREFVICKAVVTCGGKEGGDLQVREISMQVEDLEGKIISGEDTLVILQEAMDGNRRKGEAGEEKRMYEVFLELRREWRERRQNRERRLDMVCIATGA; this comes from the exons ATGAATATGTCTTCTAGCTGCTCCACTTCCGCCGCAGCGACCTCCGCCGACGGTGGCGGAGCCACCACGATCACCGCTGTCCATCCGGACATCATCCAAACACATATCTTGACTAGGCTTGATGGCCCAACTCTTGCTTCTACAAGCTGTGCTTCTTCAGATTTACACAGCCTTTGCACGGAGGAAAATCTTTGGAAGACAATTTGCAATTCGAACTGGCCGTCAACAGCCCATCCATGCATTCAGCAAGCAATATCGAGCTTTCCTTCCGGCCACCGTTCGTTCTATTCGGATTCTTTCCCCAAcatccaccaccaccaccggcAGCCGCCGGCCCACCGCCGGCCCAAGTCCAATGATAGTCACTCATCAGAATTGATTTCTGCTGTTGACATTCATTATGGAAATGAGCTTGTTTACTCCAAAGTCGCCGTGACGGAGACGTCCTCCGGCTGGTTCATGTGTTCACCCTTCAGGGTTGACCTGCTAGACCCCAAAGAGATAGTTCCGGCACTGGTGAAGTTCGACGGCGAGGACGACAAGTGCATGGCTAGAGTGGAGGAGAACATGAGGCTGAGCTGGATAGTCATCGACCCCGCGAAAAAACGGGCTGTTAACTTGTCGAGTTTGACTCCGGTGGATGTCCGGCGCCATTGGTTAACAGGAGAAATTCAGGCCTCTTACGCGACGGTGATGGCTACCGGAGGTTGCGGCGGCCGTGCTGGCAGAGAGTTCGTTATCTGTAAAGCTGTGGTTACTTGTGGAGGGAAGGAAGGAGGGGACTTGCAAGTGAGGGAGATAAGCATGCAGGTGGAGGACTTGGAGGGGAAAATAATTAGCGGGGAGGACACTTTGGTAATTTTACAGGAAGCCATGGATGGGAACAGGAGAAAAGGTGAAGCTGGAGAGGAGAAAAGGATGTATGAAGTGTTCTTGGAGCTTAGGAGAGAATGGAGGGAGAGAAGGCAAAACAGAGAAAGGAGGTTGGATATGGTGTGCATAGCCACTGGG GCATGA
- the LOC113705563 gene encoding F-box protein At2g27310-like isoform X1, translated as MNMSSSCSTSAAATSADGGGATTITAVHPDIIQTHILTRLDGPTLASTSCASSDLHSLCTEENLWKTICNSNWPSTAHPCIQQAISSFPSGHRSFYSDSFPNIHHHHRQPPAHRRPKSNDSHSSELISAVDIHYGNELVYSKVAVTETSSGWFMCSPFRVDLLDPKEIVPALVKFDGEDDKCMARVEENMRLSWIVIDPAKKRAVNLSSLTPVDVRRHWLTGEIQASYATVMATGGCGGRAGREFVICKAVVTCGGKEGGDLQVREISMQVEDLEGKIISGEDTLVILQEAMDGNRRKGEAGEEKRMYEVFLELRREWRERRQNRERRLDMVCIATGK; from the exons ATGAATATGTCTTCTAGCTGCTCCACTTCCGCCGCAGCGACCTCCGCCGACGGTGGCGGAGCCACCACGATCACCGCTGTCCATCCGGACATCATCCAAACACATATCTTGACTAGGCTTGATGGCCCAACTCTTGCTTCTACAAGCTGTGCTTCTTCAGATTTACACAGCCTTTGCACGGAGGAAAATCTTTGGAAGACAATTTGCAATTCGAACTGGCCGTCAACAGCCCATCCATGCATTCAGCAAGCAATATCGAGCTTTCCTTCCGGCCACCGTTCGTTCTATTCGGATTCTTTCCCCAAcatccaccaccaccaccggcAGCCGCCGGCCCACCGCCGGCCCAAGTCCAATGATAGTCACTCATCAGAATTGATTTCTGCTGTTGACATTCATTATGGAAATGAGCTTGTTTACTCCAAAGTCGCCGTGACGGAGACGTCCTCCGGCTGGTTCATGTGTTCACCCTTCAGGGTTGACCTGCTAGACCCCAAAGAGATAGTTCCGGCACTGGTGAAGTTCGACGGCGAGGACGACAAGTGCATGGCTAGAGTGGAGGAGAACATGAGGCTGAGCTGGATAGTCATCGACCCCGCGAAAAAACGGGCTGTTAACTTGTCGAGTTTGACTCCGGTGGATGTCCGGCGCCATTGGTTAACAGGAGAAATTCAGGCCTCTTACGCGACGGTGATGGCTACCGGAGGTTGCGGCGGCCGTGCTGGCAGAGAGTTCGTTATCTGTAAAGCTGTGGTTACTTGTGGAGGGAAGGAAGGAGGGGACTTGCAAGTGAGGGAGATAAGCATGCAGGTGGAGGACTTGGAGGGGAAAATAATTAGCGGGGAGGACACTTTGGTAATTTTACAGGAAGCCATGGATGGGAACAGGAGAAAAGGTGAAGCTGGAGAGGAGAAAAGGATGTATGAAGTGTTCTTGGAGCTTAGGAGAGAATGGAGGGAGAGAAGGCAAAACAGAGAAAGGAGGTTGGATATGGTGTGCATAGCCACTGGG AAGTGA